One Candidatus Hydrogenedentota bacterium DNA segment encodes these proteins:
- the gspE gene encoding type II secretion system ATPase GspE: MSPKRSAKIGEILVELGHIHQEQVDEALELQRIRPKRLGQILLDLGYCEEDQLLEALSAQFDIPFERDMTKQITSSLTTKVPINFIREYRMVPFKQDGAVYCVALNDPVNLLPLDDLRLLLGGPVAPILCRGDDIQRVLDSYFDQQGENAAEMIDDIMLTEGEAGEIHTLDSLEASERDLLDLANEAPIIKLINLLITGAIRERASDIHLEPFERDVRVRYRIDGVLYEKLTVPKSQQAAVISRVKIMANMNIAEHRLPQGGRIKIRLSGKEIDIRVSVIPVAFGERVVMRILEKGTFLFGLEELGLSKQDYAMFDRLIMSSHGIILVTGPTGSGKSTTLYAGLQRVNSPDKNIITVEDPIEYQMPGIGQIQVRERIGLNFAAALREILRQDPDIILVGEIRDHETAEMAVQASLTGHLVFSTLHTNDSAGAVTRLVNMGIEPFLVSSSTIAIMAQRLVRRICPNCREEYEPEAESWVELGIRPEDAKGLTSFRGVGCEKCQQRGYYGRIGIFELLVMTPQIQDLTLKGVDSNVIKREAVKEGMRTLRADGAAKVRAGISTIEEVLRVTRDDLLEGVIA, translated from the coding sequence ATGAGTCCAAAACGCAGCGCCAAAATCGGTGAGATTCTCGTCGAACTGGGGCATATTCACCAGGAACAGGTGGACGAGGCGTTGGAATTGCAGCGGATTCGCCCGAAACGCCTCGGTCAGATCCTCCTGGACTTGGGGTATTGCGAAGAGGACCAATTGCTGGAGGCGCTGAGCGCGCAGTTCGACATTCCCTTTGAACGGGATATGACGAAGCAGATCACCTCTTCGCTGACCACAAAGGTGCCAATCAACTTCATCCGTGAATACCGCATGGTGCCTTTCAAGCAGGATGGCGCAGTATACTGCGTGGCTCTGAATGATCCGGTGAACCTTCTGCCGCTTGACGATCTGCGGCTGCTGTTGGGCGGGCCCGTGGCGCCGATTTTGTGCCGTGGCGACGATATTCAGCGCGTGTTGGATTCGTATTTCGATCAGCAAGGCGAGAATGCCGCCGAGATGATCGACGACATCATGCTCACGGAAGGGGAAGCCGGCGAGATTCACACGCTGGATTCGCTCGAGGCTTCTGAACGCGACCTGTTGGACCTCGCGAACGAGGCGCCGATCATCAAGCTTATCAACTTATTGATCACGGGGGCCATTCGGGAGCGCGCGTCTGACATCCATCTCGAGCCGTTCGAGCGGGACGTCCGCGTCCGTTACCGCATAGACGGCGTGCTCTACGAGAAGCTGACGGTGCCGAAGTCGCAGCAGGCGGCGGTTATCTCGCGCGTGAAGATCATGGCGAACATGAACATCGCCGAACACCGCCTGCCGCAGGGCGGCCGCATCAAGATCAGGCTGAGCGGCAAAGAAATCGATATTCGCGTTTCGGTGATTCCGGTGGCCTTCGGCGAGCGCGTGGTCATGCGTATTCTCGAGAAAGGCACGTTTCTGTTCGGGCTGGAGGAGCTGGGGCTTTCGAAGCAGGATTATGCGATGTTCGACCGGCTCATCATGAGTTCGCACGGGATTATCCTTGTGACGGGTCCGACGGGGTCGGGCAAATCGACCACGTTGTATGCGGGGCTCCAGCGGGTAAACTCGCCGGACAAGAACATCATCACGGTCGAGGATCCCATCGAGTACCAGATGCCGGGCATCGGGCAGATCCAGGTGCGCGAGCGCATCGGGCTGAATTTCGCGGCCGCCTTGCGCGAGATCCTGCGCCAGGACCCGGACATCATCCTCGTGGGCGAGATTCGCGACCACGAAACCGCGGAGATGGCGGTGCAGGCCTCGTTGACGGGCCACCTGGTGTTTTCGACGCTGCACACGAACGACAGCGCCGGCGCCGTCACGCGTCTGGTGAACATGGGCATTGAGCCGTTTCTGGTCAGTTCGTCCACCATTGCGATTATGGCGCAGCGCCTGGTGCGCCGCATCTGCCCGAATTGCAGGGAGGAATACGAGCCTGAGGCCGAAAGCTGGGTCGAGCTCGGGATCCGGCCCGAGGACGCCAAGGGCCTGACATCCTTCCGCGGCGTGGGTTGCGAAAAGTGCCAGCAGCGCGGGTATTACGGCCGTATTGGCATTTTTGAACTCCTTGTCATGACCCCCCAGATCCAGGACCTGACCCTGAAAGGTGTGGACTCGAACGTCATCAAGCGCGAAGCGGTCAAAGAAGGGATGCGGACGTTGCGGGCGGACGGCGCGGCGAAGGTGCGCGCGGGCATTTCCACTATCGAGGAGGTTCTTCGCGTCACGCGCGATGATCTGCTCGAGGGCGTAATTGCATGA
- the gspF gene encoding type II secretion system inner membrane protein GspF, which yields MAVFDYEAIAESGKSVRGVIDADSPAAARRKLREQELFPTSVRESTEKTVVTTDVVAGSFSRIKGRDVALMTRQLAVLVEAGMSLVEALSALLDQTSNPRLKKVIFEVRDRVNEGMTLADAMSQHPRVFNLLYTNMVRAGEASGALEAVLMRLAELLERNVRLRARVVSALAYPVLMAFVSVGVIVFLMMVVVPQIVGTFARQKVELPGITKALLFTCDIVYGWWWAMLLMLAAGYFTWRGWVKRPEGRLQWDRFKIWVPYVGDLYLKVVCGRFSRTLGSMLESGLTMLNALEVVKTVLQNRQAEQIMDDVKTQVRRGRNLSEPLRDSGMFPPMLVHMVELGQRSGELPAMLLKTADTYDEEVNMAVDALVSLLEPVIILVMGLFVGFLVIAMLLPILTISSTFA from the coding sequence ATGGCGGTCTTCGACTACGAGGCGATCGCGGAATCCGGCAAGTCGGTACGGGGCGTAATCGATGCGGATTCGCCCGCGGCGGCACGGCGCAAGCTGCGCGAGCAGGAGCTGTTCCCGACCAGTGTTCGCGAGTCAACCGAGAAGACGGTTGTCACGACGGACGTGGTGGCGGGCTCGTTCAGCCGTATCAAAGGGCGCGATGTTGCCCTGATGACGCGGCAGCTCGCGGTGCTGGTTGAAGCCGGGATGTCGCTTGTCGAGGCACTAAGCGCCTTGCTCGATCAGACCAGCAACCCGCGGTTGAAGAAAGTGATTTTTGAAGTGCGCGACCGCGTGAACGAGGGCATGACGCTCGCGGACGCGATGTCGCAGCACCCCCGAGTATTCAACTTGCTGTACACGAACATGGTGCGCGCGGGAGAGGCCAGCGGGGCGCTCGAGGCGGTTCTGATGCGTTTGGCCGAGCTTCTGGAGCGCAACGTTCGTCTGCGCGCGCGGGTGGTGTCGGCCCTTGCGTATCCGGTGCTGATGGCTTTCGTGAGCGTTGGTGTGATTGTCTTTCTGATGATGGTCGTTGTTCCCCAGATCGTGGGTACTTTTGCCCGGCAGAAGGTCGAGCTTCCCGGGATTACGAAGGCATTGCTGTTCACGTGCGATATCGTTTACGGTTGGTGGTGGGCGATGCTGCTGATGTTGGCGGCCGGCTATTTCACGTGGCGCGGGTGGGTTAAACGGCCTGAAGGGCGCTTGCAGTGGGACCGGTTCAAGATATGGGTGCCCTACGTCGGCGATTTGTATTTGAAGGTGGTGTGCGGCCGGTTTTCGCGGACGCTGGGCTCGATGCTCGAGAGCGGGTTGACGATGCTGAACGCTCTCGAGGTGGTGAAGACGGTTCTGCAGAACCGGCAGGCCGAACAGATCATGGACGATGTGAAGACCCAGGTGCGCCGGGGGCGCAACCTTTCCGAACCGCTGCGCGACTCGGGCATGTTTCCTCCGATGCTGGTGCACATGGTCGAGCTTGGCCAACGCAGCGGCGAGCTGCCGGCCATGCTGTTGAAGACCGCCGACACGTACGATGAAGAAGTGAACATGGCCGTGGACGCCCTGGTGAGTCTGCTGGAGCCGGTCATCATCCTGGTGATGGGCCTGTTTGTAGGGTTTCTCGTGATTGCGATGCTGCTTCCGATTCTCACGATTAGCAGCACGTTTGCCTGA
- the gspG gene encoding type II secretion system major pseudopilin GspG produces MNSRKRTERRRQEAGFTLVELMVVIVILGLLAALVAPRFLEVADEAHVNTAKAQISHFKTALTQYKLELKKFPSTSEGLEALINNEKSKKFLDSDAVPKDPWGNPYVYTSPGAEGHDFEIISYGADGQKGGTGYNADIMSWNLQGEGQ; encoded by the coding sequence ATGAACTCTCGTAAACGCACGGAAAGAAGACGGCAAGAGGCCGGGTTTACGCTGGTCGAGTTGATGGTCGTCATCGTGATCCTCGGGTTGCTGGCGGCCCTCGTCGCGCCGCGCTTTCTGGAAGTGGCGGATGAGGCCCACGTCAACACCGCCAAGGCGCAGATCTCGCATTTCAAGACTGCCCTGACCCAGTACAAGCTGGAGCTCAAGAAGTTCCCGAGCACCAGCGAGGGGCTCGAAGCCCTCATCAACAACGAGAAGAGCAAGAAGTTTCTCGATAGCGATGCTGTGCCGAAGGACCCTTGGGGCAACCCGTACGTGTATACGTCGCCCGGCGCCGAAGGGCATGATTTCGAGATCATCAGCTACGGCGCCGATGGTCAGAAGGGCGGTACGGGATACAACGCGGACATCATGAGTTGGAACCTTCAAGGCGAAGGGCAATAG
- a CDS encoding type II secretion system protein — protein MTCPRPNEMVPGVPGVRAAGNGYTLVELSVVIAIAGLIMAIAIPQFMPSILFSNLEGAARHMASYGRAAMAHAVIAHERLTVRINLSPEEGQPQQYWTVRWFTEYELKENEEGMFDGGTFGPTQGTSAGQRAQDQNAALYVPGSQEDMAEQARLLQERFDRFATMALQSKARNVKHEGILSEVGNLFEGKEFKLDDEEDEDSVDEVKTSLLERTRMPEGVTIESVRVGTSDISSGLVEVDVTPLGLAEPVQVYLKGEKEDEYFTVVWDAITGSAHIYEGKEESL, from the coding sequence GTGACGTGCCCTCGCCCAAACGAGATGGTGCCGGGTGTGCCGGGCGTTCGCGCGGCGGGGAACGGCTATACGCTGGTTGAGCTCTCCGTGGTGATTGCCATTGCGGGGCTGATCATGGCCATAGCGATCCCCCAGTTCATGCCGTCGATCCTCTTCAGCAATCTCGAGGGGGCGGCGCGGCATATGGCGAGCTACGGGCGCGCGGCAATGGCCCACGCGGTTATCGCCCACGAACGGCTTACGGTCCGCATCAATTTGAGCCCCGAGGAAGGCCAGCCGCAGCAATACTGGACCGTCCGCTGGTTCACCGAGTACGAGTTGAAAGAAAACGAGGAGGGCATGTTCGACGGCGGCACGTTCGGCCCGACACAAGGCACGTCCGCGGGCCAGCGGGCGCAGGACCAGAATGCCGCCTTGTACGTTCCCGGCTCGCAAGAAGACATGGCCGAGCAGGCGCGCCTTTTGCAGGAACGGTTCGATCGATTCGCCACCATGGCGCTGCAATCCAAGGCCCGAAACGTGAAACATGAGGGCATACTGAGCGAAGTGGGTAACTTGTTTGAGGGCAAAGAATTCAAACTCGATGACGAGGAAGACGAGGACAGCGTCGATGAGGTGAAGACATCGCTCCTGGAGCGGACGCGCATGCCCGAAGGGGTGACGATCGAGAGCGTGCGCGTGGGCACGTCGGACATCAGCAGCGGCCTGGTCGAAGTCGACGTGACGCCCTTGGGTTTGGCCGAGCCCGTGCAGGTGTACTTGAAGGGCGAGAAGGAAGATGAGTACTTCACCGTCGTCTGGGACGCCATAACGGGCAGCGCCCACATTTATGAAGGGAAAGAGGAGTCGCTTTGA
- a CDS encoding prepilin-type N-terminal cleavage/methylation domain-containing protein, with translation MSGTVEQRRERRRPSRHDSGFTLIEIVVALAVLGGVMFILLETHFRALRLYDSAREQVTIRNFLSEAVGRAETEVLAGNPAGDGDFGERFPDYTYTFDAQQLGEGNILLYEVLVTVKDPEGEKHEIVFMLYDPRTGSTSTGTNRNTNTNINTNTNTNRGASPSGTSGINLSDISSRASQAASSRKR, from the coding sequence TTGAGCGGTACTGTTGAGCAGAGGCGGGAGCGGCGTCGGCCGTCACGACATGACAGCGGTTTCACGTTGATCGAAATCGTCGTGGCGCTCGCCGTGCTGGGCGGGGTGATGTTCATCCTGCTCGAGACCCATTTTCGCGCGTTGCGCCTGTATGATTCGGCGCGCGAGCAAGTCACCATACGCAACTTTCTTTCCGAGGCCGTGGGCCGCGCCGAGACGGAGGTGCTTGCCGGCAATCCTGCAGGGGACGGCGATTTCGGCGAACGGTTTCCGGACTATACGTATACGTTCGACGCGCAACAGCTCGGCGAAGGCAATATCTTGCTGTACGAGGTATTGGTGACGGTCAAAGACCCCGAGGGCGAGAAGCATGAGATTGTCTTCATGCTTTACGATCCGCGCACGGGCAGCACGAGCACGGGCACGAACAGAAACACAAACACAAACATAAACACAAACACAAACACGAATAGGGGCGCCTCGCCAAGCGGAACCTCGGGCATCAACCTCAGTGACATATCCTCGCGCGCTTCGCAAGCCGCTTCAAGTAGAAAGCGATGA